ACCCCTGCCGTTCAGACGGTTTTACTCTCGTTTTTTCTGTTTTTCGCCTCTTGCGGAACGAATACCGAGGTGACCCAGTCCCCTTTTGTATTCTTAACTCCAGTGGGAGTTCCCCAAATTTTTTCCATAACCGCTAAATACGATAATATAGATACTCATAAGCCAGAGTATGATCTGAGATATTATATCACTAACCTGGAACCTCAATTCGTAGGTTATAATCTTTATATCACTTTCGCCATCCCTTCCGCGGGAGAAACTCTCAATAATGCCAATCTATATCTAGAAAACGGGGTCCAACCTTCTTTTCCTCAGTTAGCGATCCAAGCTTCCACTTCCAATGTGGTGACCCAGACGATCGAAAACTTGCAGCCATTCTCCCCAGTGCAGATGTTCCAAAAATGTGAGGTCTATACTTTCACATTAAGAGCATTATTGAATACAGGCATCACTTCTAATATGTCCACTCCGGTCACAAGATGTAGTTCCATCTATCCGGACCATTGTGGAACGAATACAAGTTGTAATCCTACTGCATGCACTACGGCAAGCTGCTCAACTTCCACCCAAGCTCTTTGTCCTGTCGGAACCGCTTGTAATCCCTGCACCAAGGGAAATGCGGCTACCGGTTGCGCCTGCCCTGCGGGAGAATCTCCGCCGGGTTGCAATCTATGACCGAAACTCCCAACTCTAAATTTACTATCCGACCTGGAGCCGCTTACGTAGTTGCTACCCCCATAGGAAATTTAGAAGATATCACCTTCCGAGCGGTTCAGGTCCTCAAACAAGTGGATATCATCTATTGCGAAAATTCTTCTCATAGCAGAAGACTTCTTCAGACATACGAAATTTCTACCCAGACTCGTACATTATATAAGGACCAAGGCGCGGAACCTTATAAAGGTATTATAGAAGATCTAAAATCAGGAAAAACCTTAGCCTTAGTTTCGGATGCAGGAACTCCTGGTGTCTCAGACCCGGGCTCTCAACTGGTTCGCATATTACGAGAGGAGAATATTCCAATCGTTCCGATCCCGGGGGCAAGCGCTCTCACCTCTATGCTTTCCGTTTCCGGTTGGCAGGTGCAGCCTTCTCTCTTTCTTGGTTTTCTGTCCGAGAAAAAGGGTAAAAAAAGAAACCAACTAAAAGAATGGGAAAACTTCGAAGGAGTACTCACCATCTTCGAATCGGTTCATAGGATCAGGGATACTCTGTCTGCTATCCGGGAAATTTTTCCAAATTCTCCGATCCTTTTAGGAAGAGAATTGACTAAAATCCATGAGGAAATCCTGAAAATAGAACCTGTTCAGCCCCTGGAATCCCTGAAATTCCCGGAAAAGGGAGAATTTGTGGTGCTAATCTATACAAATCCTAAAAAAATGCTTAACGGACGTGTCGGAGATGCCGATACTTTAGAGTGAGAGGGAAAACCCATGACTATCGATAAAATAGGCGGCATTGGTGGAGGATCTTACGAGCCACGTAAGTCGGCCCCTGTACGCAAAACTGAATCTAAAGAATCATTCGACAATATTTCTATTTCCGACACTGCAAAACAAAAGGCTTCGGAAGCTCGTATCCAAGCGGAAGTTCAAACGATCGCACAAAAGATCGTGGCAAGCCCGGTGGATTCTGAACGTTCCACCAAGCTGAAAGAAGTTAAGGAAAAACTAAAGAATGGAGATTACGATAATCTCAGCCCTGAGATCTTGAACGCAGTAGCTGATCGTATCGCAGAATCTTTTTTAGGCCGTTAATTTATAATTAAATCCGGAATTGTTTCCCTTGGATTCCGGATTTTACATACTTCCTCTCAATTAAAAGGGAGAACGACACAAAATGCCGATACTCCCCGACTGGATCAATTTTAGTTTTCCCACCAAAATCCATTTTGAAGTCGATTGCGGCTTTAAAATGGGAAACTTCATTAAGAATATAGGCAACCGCGCGGTCATTCTTTCCACTCAAAGTGAGTTGGAGAATATGGACGAGTTCTCCATCATCAAAACCTCTCTTGAGAAACATATAGACGGTGTCATTCTGTACGACAATATAGAGAAAGAACCTACATTAAAAGAACTAGATACTGCCGCCTACTTCGCTAGGATCTCCAACGCAAACTGTATCATCGGCTACGGTTCTTACGAAAGTTTAAATATGGCAAAGTTAGTCGCACTTCTTGCGAGTAACGACGCGTTCGCAGAAGATGTCTTTATCCTGAAAAAAAATATTAGACTAAAAAAACCGATCCCTCTCATTCTGATCCCTACTCACCCAGTGATGGGCCTGGAATGCTCTCCAACAGCTACAGTGTACATGGATGACGACAGGACCGTTCGTTATTATTCTAATGAGTTTCTTTTTCCGGAAATGGTGATCGCTGACGCTAAGATCAGCAGTTTTATGACTTCTGCGGACGTGGCAAAAGTGGGTGTGGGAATTTTAGCCGCTGCTGTAGACAGTATTCTTTCCAAATATTCGAACGAAATTACAAACTCCTCTTCTTTGAGAGCGATAGAGATCATTTATAAAAACTTGGTCCCTGCCATAAGGGATCCTAAGAACTTGCAGTACAAAAATGCGATCTTCGGTGCGAGTCTGCTTGTAGGAATGTCCCATTCTTCCAGTTCATTAGGACTTTGTTATGCACTTTCTTTAGCGGCTTCTAACCTAACGAACCTGGACGTTTTCCAAGCGATGTCAATTCTTCTTCCCCACGTGATGGAGTACAACCTGACCTCCTCCGCAGGTAAATATGTGATGATCGCAAAAGCCCTGGACGAGGACATCACCAATATTTCGGTGATCGAGGCTGCCATCAAAGCGGTAGAAGGTATCCGTAAAATTTATATAGAACTTAAGATCCCGCAAAGGCTTTCTGAATACGAGGTTCGTAAGATTGATCTGCCTGGGATCGCAAGCCTTGCTTCTTCTTTTCCTTTCTTGGATTCTCTTCCTAGGGAACTTCCTAAAAACGAGATCGAAACCATCCTAGTCGCTGCGTTCTAAGCCGTAAAAAAAGCGGTTTATGTCGGGAAAAACATTTGAAAGGTCCGATCGGGGTCCGAGAATGGAGACTCATGAGCGAAGAATCCATAGACACGATTATCGGGGAAGACATCCAATTCCGAGGCAAACTACGTTTCAATAACGCACTCAAGATCAAGGGCCAATTCAAGGGTACCATTGAGACCACTGGATCTTTGATCGTAGGAGAAACTGGAAGAGTCGAGGCCGATATCGAAACAGGAACCTTGGAAATCGAGGGAGATCTAAAAGGAAATATCAGCGCTGCCTCCAAAGTTTCCGTCCGCAAGACAGGAAAATTAGTCGGAGACGTTCGCACTCCGGATCTGGAAATCGAATCGGGAGCAAAATTCAGCGGGAATTGCATCATGTAATTATGCCCCAGCATGGACCAGATTTTCATAACCTACCAAATTCTTCCATACAAGGCTTAACTCCTCTCCAGTCCCATGTGTTCGGGACTAAATTCGGAGGGGTTTCCGATCCTACCAAGATCCTTGCCCAAAATATTGCAGATCTTCCTTCTCCGTTTTTATTACCGGACATGGATGACTCTATCCGCATTCTTCAATCCGCTGTTCGGGAAAAAAAATCCATCTTACTCTATGGAGATAGAGACAGCGACGGAGTTTGTTCTACAAGCCTACTCGCCAATTTTTTAAGAGGGATACATCCAGGGAAGCTCACAGTTAAAACTTCCAGCGAGGAAGATTACGGACTCTGCGAACCTGCGATGAAATATGTAAGAGAGGTCCGACCGGACTTACTCGTGACCCTGGACTTCGGAACAAGCAATAGTACCGAAATAGAAGAATTGAATAAAGAAGGTATACAAGTAGTGGTACTAGACCACCACGAGATCCCGGACAGAATCCCTTCTTCTTGTAAACTGATCTCTCCTAAAAGAGGAGATTCCCTCTATCCAACCGAAAAGATCTGCACTTCCGTAATCGCATGGAAACTTATCACAGCCTGGCTTTATAGTACATTAGAAAATTATAATTCTTTAGTTTGGATCCCAGATGGAGAGACATTTTTTAGCGGCTCGCTCGTCAAAAACGGGATCAAACTTTTCAAAGGGGACAAGTCGGAAGCAGAAAAACATTTTGCCGGTAGTTTCATAGATTGGCCCACCGCTTCCAAAACCCAATTCCCTGAAAGAGAGGTTTTCTATTCTCAGATATCTTCTTCTCCTGCGATCTGGGAACAGGTTTTGAAAAATTTAGATCTAGCTTCTATAGGTACAATCACCGATATGATGCCTCTTGTGGGAGAAAATAGGATCATAGTTAAAGAAGGTTGTTACACTTTACAAAAGATCAAAACGGGAGAATTTTCACATCGTCCAGGTTTGGAAAAACTTTTCTCTCAATTGGATCTAGATAAAAAAAAGGTACTCTCCAGAGATCTGGGCTGGAGTATTGGTCCTGCATTAAATGCCGCTGGAAGAATGCAAAAAACGGAGGCAGCGCTTGGACTTCTTCTTTCCAACTCCGACAAGGAAGCGGAAACACTCGCAACGGACCTTCTCAAATTAAACGAAGAAAGAAGAGAAAGAACCAAAAGAAATTTATTCAGAGTAGAAGGTTTCCTAAAAAGAAAAAGAGAAAGAACGGAAAGACCGATCCTCTTTTGTTACGAACCTGATTTCGAACCTGGAGTTTCAGGGATCGTAGCCACAAGACTCGTGGAACAATACAAAAGACCTGTAGTATTTATTGCACCCGATCATGGACATGCAAAAGGAAGCGTAAGAGCTTACGGCAGCGAGAATGTACTAAACCTTCTAAAAAAAGCGGAGACTATTTTTCACCAATTCGGCGGTCATAAAGAAGCAGGAGGATTTTCACTTTCCATTGATCAGATCCCAAGACTTGCAGAAATTCTTTTCCAAGAAGCAGGAAGCTGGTTGGAATCGGAAAAAGTTTCCGGCCTACAAGAAGACACTAAAAGTTTAGTCAGTCTAAGACCACAAGAGTTAAGAGAAAATTTATATACGGAGCTTGGACTATTCGAACCTTTCGGAATGGAAAATCCTGCTCCGTTACTTTCCGTAAAAGGAGCAAAAATACTTTCTTATCGCCCTTTGTCGGACGGCAAACATGCAAGGTTTAAAATTCTGGCGTCTTCCGAATCCATCCAAGCGATTATCTGGAATAAGGCGGAAGAATTCTCCCAAGTTTTAAGAGAAAAAGGTGAGTTAGATCTTTGGGGATGTTTAGAAGAGAACACTTTCAAAGGAAAGACCAGCCTTCAGTTCGTGATCCAATCCTTCGAATAAGATCAATATCAATCCGAATCGTTAGAATCGGAATCTTCAGAACTAGCTTCCGGTTGCTGCTTTGATCCTTCTCCGTTTTGGCGGCCCTTTCTGTTACGATCTTTAAATCGGCCACCGCCGCCTTCCCTTTCTTTACGGTTTCGATTCGGACGTCCGCTGCCTTCTTTCCTGGCACCGCCGCCGCCACCACCAATGCTATTTGGAAGCACAGGTCTTTTTCGAAGAGAGATCTCCCAGAAGAATGCAGACTGTAGAGCCTGATCGTTATTATCCGCGATTGCATTGATCTTAAAGACGTAAAACGCATCGTAGAAGAAGTCTTTCTTACGGAAGAAATTGTTTTGAGAGGCTTTATCATCCTCAGTATGAGTGAATCTTTCCTGAGAGGCAAAAACCTTGATCAGTCTTTCCTTATCTTTTTTAGGAGTTCCCAATCTCTGGAAAATCGGCTCCAAAGCTTGTTTTAAGGAAGCAACCAAATGCCCCCCACTCTTCTTAGTTAAAGATTCTTCCGAAAGGTCTGAAAATAAAAGTGCATAAAAGATCTGAGGAGTAAGTTCCTCTCTTTCGGATAATAATTTGTCTGCGATCACCAAACGTTTTCCGACTCTGGTTTCTAAAAACTTGTCCCCAAAGTCCGGATTTTTTCTACGTTCTTTCTCGAATGCTTCTTTGAATAGAACTTCCAAAAGGGAATTTTGTGCCATTCCTTGGAAAATAAGAGAAGTTCTCCAGGTACGGAAAATTTTATTATATTCTTCCAACATACGAGAAGAAGAAGCCTTCTCTAATTCGTGAACATTCTTCTTAATAGACTTGGAAGTCCCCCGATCTATTTTCAGACCGAGAAGCACTGCAAACTTTACAGCACGCAACATTCTCACAGGATCTTCTCTGAAAGAAATATCAGGATTACCGATCACTCTCAGTTGTCTGCTTTGAATATCTTCGTATCCGCCCACATAATCCACGATGGAATCGTTACGAATATCATAGTATAACGCGTTGATGGTAAAGTCTCTTCTGGCTGCGTCTTCCTGTGGAGTTCCGAATTTATTATCGCGTTTGATCAGATAATCCTGATCTTCCACAGGTTTTTCGAAACGATGTTCGGGAAGAGAACGGAAAGTACTAACCTCGATCACCTTTCCCTTAAAGAGAATATGAACGATCTTAAATCTGCGACCGATGATACGGCAGTTATTAAAGATTTTCTTAATTTGATTCGGAGTCGCGTTGGTGACCACGTCAAAATCTTTTGGCTTGCGTCCCAAAAGAAGATCCCGCACTCCTCCGCCTACTATATAGGCCTTGTATCCGAATTTATGAAGACGATGGATAATCTTTACCGCATCCTCATCGATCATTGTCTTGCGGATCGGATGCGAATCCCGATAAAACCTCCGTCCCTCCGGATAAATAAGAATGTCGTCGACGGATCCTATTTTTTTCTTGAAGAGATTGGACAGAAATTTCATATGATGGGATAGTTAAGTCCTATAATCCCTGTCGGACCCCTACCTGCAAGTAAAAATCTATGAACAACGAGGCAAAGTTCGAAGACCGCCCCAGAGCCGCAGAAAGGCTGAAGATCAAGTATCTTCGCTTCCGTTCTTCCTGGCTAAAAATCAAAGAAAAAGGGTCTCGAAAAA
Above is a genomic segment from Leptospira johnsonii containing:
- a CDS encoding LIC11073 family putative lipoprotein, which translates into the protein MGCKFRIQQTQKAGNLKTPAVQTVLLSFFLFFASCGTNTEVTQSPFVFLTPVGVPQIFSITAKYDNIDTHKPEYDLRYYITNLEPQFVGYNLYITFAIPSAGETLNNANLYLENGVQPSFPQLAIQASTSNVVTQTIENLQPFSPVQMFQKCEVYTFTLRALLNTGITSNMSTPVTRCSSIYPDHCGTNTSCNPTACTTASCSTSTQALCPVGTACNPCTKGNAATGCACPAGESPPGCNL
- the rsmI gene encoding 16S rRNA (cytidine(1402)-2'-O)-methyltransferase; its protein translation is MTETPNSKFTIRPGAAYVVATPIGNLEDITFRAVQVLKQVDIIYCENSSHSRRLLQTYEISTQTRTLYKDQGAEPYKGIIEDLKSGKTLALVSDAGTPGVSDPGSQLVRILREENIPIVPIPGASALTSMLSVSGWQVQPSLFLGFLSEKKGKKRNQLKEWENFEGVLTIFESVHRIRDTLSAIREIFPNSPILLGRELTKIHEEILKIEPVQPLESLKFPEKGEFVVLIYTNPKKMLNGRVGDADTLE
- a CDS encoding flagellar biosynthesis anti-sigma factor FlgM; protein product: MTIDKIGGIGGGSYEPRKSAPVRKTESKESFDNISISDTAKQKASEARIQAEVQTIAQKIVASPVDSERSTKLKEVKEKLKNGDYDNLSPEILNAVADRIAESFLGR
- a CDS encoding iron-containing alcohol dehydrogenase, yielding MPILPDWINFSFPTKIHFEVDCGFKMGNFIKNIGNRAVILSTQSELENMDEFSIIKTSLEKHIDGVILYDNIEKEPTLKELDTAAYFARISNANCIIGYGSYESLNMAKLVALLASNDAFAEDVFILKKNIRLKKPIPLILIPTHPVMGLECSPTATVYMDDDRTVRYYSNEFLFPEMVIADAKISSFMTSADVAKVGVGILAAAVDSILSKYSNEITNSSSLRAIEIIYKNLVPAIRDPKNLQYKNAIFGASLLVGMSHSSSSLGLCYALSLAASNLTNLDVFQAMSILLPHVMEYNLTSSAGKYVMIAKALDEDITNISVIEAAIKAVEGIRKIYIELKIPQRLSEYEVRKIDLPGIASLASSFPFLDSLPRELPKNEIETILVAAF
- a CDS encoding bactofilin family protein; translation: MSEESIDTIIGEDIQFRGKLRFNNALKIKGQFKGTIETTGSLIVGETGRVEADIETGTLEIEGDLKGNISAASKVSVRKTGKLVGDVRTPDLEIESGAKFSGNCIM
- the recJ gene encoding single-stranded-DNA-specific exonuclease RecJ, with product MPQHGPDFHNLPNSSIQGLTPLQSHVFGTKFGGVSDPTKILAQNIADLPSPFLLPDMDDSIRILQSAVREKKSILLYGDRDSDGVCSTSLLANFLRGIHPGKLTVKTSSEEDYGLCEPAMKYVREVRPDLLVTLDFGTSNSTEIEELNKEGIQVVVLDHHEIPDRIPSSCKLISPKRGDSLYPTEKICTSVIAWKLITAWLYSTLENYNSLVWIPDGETFFSGSLVKNGIKLFKGDKSEAEKHFAGSFIDWPTASKTQFPEREVFYSQISSSPAIWEQVLKNLDLASIGTITDMMPLVGENRIIVKEGCYTLQKIKTGEFSHRPGLEKLFSQLDLDKKKVLSRDLGWSIGPALNAAGRMQKTEAALGLLLSNSDKEAETLATDLLKLNEERRERTKRNLFRVEGFLKRKRERTERPILFCYEPDFEPGVSGIVATRLVEQYKRPVVFIAPDHGHAKGSVRAYGSENVLNLLKKAETIFHQFGGHKEAGGFSLSIDQIPRLAEILFQEAGSWLESEKVSGLQEDTKSLVSLRPQELRENLYTELGLFEPFGMENPAPLLSVKGAKILSYRPLSDGKHARFKILASSESIQAIIWNKAEEFSQVLREKGELDLWGCLEENTFKGKTSLQFVIQSFE
- the pcnB gene encoding polynucleotide adenylyltransferase PcnB — its product is MKFLSNLFKKKIGSVDDILIYPEGRRFYRDSHPIRKTMIDEDAVKIIHRLHKFGYKAYIVGGGVRDLLLGRKPKDFDVVTNATPNQIKKIFNNCRIIGRRFKIVHILFKGKVIEVSTFRSLPEHRFEKPVEDQDYLIKRDNKFGTPQEDAARRDFTINALYYDIRNDSIVDYVGGYEDIQSRQLRVIGNPDISFREDPVRMLRAVKFAVLLGLKIDRGTSKSIKKNVHELEKASSSRMLEEYNKIFRTWRTSLIFQGMAQNSLLEVLFKEAFEKERRKNPDFGDKFLETRVGKRLVIADKLLSEREELTPQIFYALLFSDLSEESLTKKSGGHLVASLKQALEPIFQRLGTPKKDKERLIKVFASQERFTHTEDDKASQNNFFRKKDFFYDAFYVFKINAIADNNDQALQSAFFWEISLRKRPVLPNSIGGGGGGARKEGSGRPNRNRKEREGGGGRFKDRNRKGRQNGEGSKQQPEASSEDSDSNDSD